The Candidatus Hydrogenedentota bacterium genome includes a window with the following:
- the dhaL gene encoding dihydroxyacetone kinase subunit L: protein MMISTIGYEEMVRMLRGAVSQIRDNHEMLSKLDSVGGDGDHGTTMLRAMTHLEQAVDSCASHDVKTLLNDVGWAIMGVDGGATGPLLGTFFMSTGEGLSDSASLDAPALLAAFAAGLAGVQAQTKAKVGDKTMIDALVPAVEALRAAVEAGSGVTDALRAAADGAAQGAASTKEMQARFGRAKNIKEQSIGTQDPGATSVSLIFRGFLKGVESNA, encoded by the coding sequence ATGATGATTTCGACGATCGGATACGAGGAAATGGTCCGAATGCTTCGCGGCGCCGTGTCGCAGATTCGCGACAACCACGAAATGCTGTCGAAGCTGGATTCCGTGGGCGGCGACGGCGATCACGGCACGACGATGCTTCGCGCCATGACCCACCTGGAACAGGCCGTGGACTCCTGCGCGTCGCACGACGTCAAGACTTTGCTGAATGACGTCGGCTGGGCAATTATGGGCGTCGACGGAGGCGCAACGGGCCCCTTGCTTGGGACCTTCTTCATGTCCACGGGAGAAGGGCTGAGCGACAGCGCGTCACTCGATGCCCCTGCATTGCTCGCGGCGTTTGCTGCGGGTCTCGCCGGTGTCCAGGCACAGACGAAGGCGAAAGTGGGGGACAAGACCATGATCGATGCGCTCGTCCCCGCAGTAGAAGCGTTGCGCGCGGCGGTGGAGGCCGGGTCCGGCGTGACCGATGCCTTGCGTGCCGCCGCGGATGGCGCCGCACAGGGAGCGGCTTCGACGAAAGAGATGCAGGCCCGTTTCGGTAGGGCAAAGAACATCAAAGAACAAAGCATAGGAACACAAGATCCCGGCGCGACCTCGGTGTCGCTCATCTTTCGCGGATTCTTGAAAGGAGTAGAAAGCAATGCCTGA
- the lsrF gene encoding 3-hydroxy-5-phosphonooxypentane-2,4-dione thiolase: MPEAQPANAAEEKSYAVDVPMETPGFFLKGSAHLYWGMKNRLSQIFNPKTGRTVMLAFDHGYIMGPTTGLERIDLVVPPLIPYVDCLMCARGALRACVGPEVRKPVVMRCSTGATVLKELSNEVIGVTVEEALALNAAAITTQVCIGAEYEKETLANLSYLINEGNRYGLPTLGVTAVGKEMVRDSRYLGLACRVIAELGAHFVKTYFCEPGFDEVVAGCPVPIVIAGGKKLPELDALKMAFKAVDQGALGVDMGRNIFGAEDPSAMAQAVGAVVHKLEKPEQAFALYNDLKGK, encoded by the coding sequence ATGCCTGAAGCACAACCGGCCAATGCCGCCGAGGAAAAGAGCTACGCAGTCGATGTCCCCATGGAAACGCCCGGGTTCTTTTTGAAAGGTTCCGCGCACCTGTATTGGGGAATGAAGAATCGCCTTTCGCAAATCTTCAACCCGAAGACCGGCCGCACCGTTATGCTTGCCTTCGACCACGGCTACATCATGGGACCGACGACGGGTCTTGAGCGGATCGATCTGGTCGTTCCCCCGCTAATCCCCTACGTGGATTGCCTCATGTGCGCAAGGGGTGCTCTGCGCGCCTGCGTCGGCCCCGAGGTGCGCAAACCGGTCGTCATGCGTTGCAGCACCGGCGCCACCGTATTGAAAGAACTCAGCAACGAAGTCATCGGCGTAACGGTAGAAGAGGCATTGGCGCTGAATGCCGCCGCCATTACCACACAGGTCTGTATCGGCGCGGAGTACGAGAAGGAGACTCTGGCCAATCTTTCCTACCTTATCAATGAAGGTAATCGGTACGGACTTCCCACGCTCGGCGTCACGGCTGTGGGCAAAGAGATGGTTCGCGATTCGCGTTACCTCGGATTGGCCTGCCGCGTAATTGCGGAACTCGGCGCACACTTCGTGAAGACGTACTTCTGCGAGCCCGGGTTCGACGAAGTCGTGGCGGGATGCCCGGTGCCCATCGTCATCGCGGGCGGCAAGAAGCTCCCCGAACTCGACGCGCTTAAGATGGCCTTCAAGGCCGTCGACCAAGGTGCTCTGGGCGTCGACATGGGACGAAACATCTTCGGGGCGGAAGACCCTTCGGCCATGGCGCAAGCCGTGGGCGCAGTGGTTCACAAGCTGGAAAAACCCGAGCAAGCTTTCGCACTCTACAACGACCTCAAAGGTAAGTAG